From Chryseobacterium shandongense, the proteins below share one genomic window:
- a CDS encoding TolC family protein, whose protein sequence is MKRKRITALKLKIGIAAAFMIFGFSSLYAQQQVSLQEAIKQALQNKAEAKKAALQVKKAEYKIDEARAGALPQISANISNTFNPILQTSVLPGEIIGMPGQLVPVTFGTKWQSVNSVSLYQNIFDQRVFTGLKAAKSTREFYLLNSELTNEQIIENVATAYYQVFVQEENLKTVQASYANTERVRNVIKSLVDNGLAKSIDLDRTNVQLTNIGSNRQQLVNAVEVSKNALKFYMGIPISTPIELEEKTIEPNTALLNTAVNLETRSELKVLNKQKELLQYNKKATEALLYPTVGLQANYGWQGLGNKFPYFTGSAQGTNWSDYASIGLAIKIPIFSGGATKAQIQQAEIDIQDLDQDINNTRESLDLDYKNAISNMENAIINIESTKDNVGLAERVQKNTQSNYQYGLATLTEVLDAENALTQAKQNYANALLDYKQAEIKLIKAKGQLNTLQNP, encoded by the coding sequence ATGAAAAGAAAACGAATAACTGCACTAAAGCTAAAAATAGGAATAGCGGCTGCATTTATGATTTTCGGCTTTTCATCACTATATGCACAGCAGCAGGTTTCCCTTCAGGAGGCCATCAAACAGGCGCTCCAAAATAAGGCCGAAGCCAAAAAAGCTGCTTTACAGGTGAAAAAAGCTGAGTACAAAATTGATGAGGCCAGAGCCGGAGCGCTTCCGCAGATCAGTGCCAATATCAGCAATACTTTTAATCCGATTCTTCAGACTTCTGTGCTTCCCGGAGAGATTATCGGGATGCCAGGACAGTTAGTTCCTGTTACTTTCGGAACAAAATGGCAGTCGGTAAACTCAGTGTCTTTGTATCAGAATATTTTTGACCAAAGAGTTTTTACAGGATTAAAAGCCGCAAAATCTACCAGAGAATTCTATCTGTTGAACTCAGAACTCACCAATGAACAGATTATAGAAAATGTGGCTACTGCTTATTATCAGGTATTCGTTCAGGAAGAAAACCTTAAAACCGTACAAGCCAGTTATGCCAATACGGAAAGAGTAAGAAACGTTATCAAAAGCCTTGTAGATAACGGACTGGCGAAATCCATAGACCTGGATCGCACCAACGTTCAGCTCACCAACATCGGTTCAAACAGACAGCAGCTTGTAAATGCTGTTGAAGTTTCAAAAAATGCACTGAAATTCTATATGGGAATTCCCATTAGTACACCTATTGAACTGGAAGAAAAAACCATTGAACCGAATACTGCATTATTAAATACCGCTGTCAATTTGGAAACCCGTTCAGAGCTTAAAGTATTGAATAAGCAAAAAGAACTTTTACAATACAATAAAAAAGCTACCGAAGCTTTACTGTACCCAACGGTTGGTCTGCAGGCAAACTACGGATGGCAGGGATTAGGCAATAAATTCCCGTATTTTACGGGAAGCGCCCAGGGAACAAACTGGAGTGATTATGCGTCGATAGGTCTTGCTATTAAAATTCCGATTTTCTCCGGAGGAGCAACTAAAGCACAGATTCAGCAAGCTGAAATCGATATTCAGGACCTTGATCAGGATATTAACAATACCAGAGAAAGTCTCGACCTTGATTATAAAAATGCCATCAGCAATATGGAAAATGCCATCATCAATATCGAAAGCACAAAAGATAATGTTGGCCTTGCAGAAAGGGTTCAGAAAAATACCCAATCCAATTATCAGTACGGCCTTGCAACGCTTACAGAAGTGCTGGATGCAGAAAATGCCCTTACTCAGGCTAAGCAGAATTACGCAAACGCTTTATTAGATTATAAACAAGCTGAAATTAAATTAATAAAAGCAAAAGGACAATTAAACACATTACAAAACCCATAA
- a CDS encoding efflux RND transporter periplasmic adaptor subunit: MKKTLIYIIVAAVLVGLAAYKIAGNKEKQTQEVKEVAKQVDKINVNVVTVSRENIDTDYSANGTFIPKQESNQSSEISGRIVSVLVKEGSRVGAGQVLATIKKDAIEVDVTQAQNNLQNAIIDNQRYENAFKTGGVTKQQLDNSRLQLKNAQAAVRAQGVRVNDTSVRAGISGTINKKMVEPGMVVSPGTPLFEIVNINSLKLSVLVDESQIGKIQIGQEVPIKVNVLPEDSFVGRITFIAPKSDASLNFPVEIEVQNRGNLKAGMYATATFKTNNGAETQNMLTVPAEAFVNGVSSGQLFVVQNGIAKLIKVTIGKVYGDKVQVLSGLKGGEQVVTSGQINLDNGSKVNIVK, translated from the coding sequence ATGAAAAAAACTCTAATATATATTATCGTGGCAGCTGTACTGGTCGGTTTAGCGGCGTACAAAATTGCAGGAAATAAAGAAAAGCAGACGCAGGAAGTAAAAGAAGTAGCCAAGCAGGTAGATAAAATCAATGTGAATGTGGTTACCGTTTCCAGAGAAAATATAGATACGGATTATTCTGCCAATGGAACATTCATTCCAAAACAGGAATCCAACCAATCTTCTGAAATATCAGGAAGAATTGTAAGCGTTTTGGTAAAAGAAGGATCACGAGTGGGAGCCGGGCAGGTTTTGGCAACCATTAAAAAAGACGCTATTGAAGTAGATGTGACCCAGGCGCAGAACAATTTGCAGAATGCAATTATTGATAATCAACGTTATGAAAATGCCTTCAAAACCGGAGGTGTTACCAAACAGCAACTTGATAACTCTAGATTACAGCTTAAAAATGCCCAGGCGGCCGTAAGAGCACAAGGCGTGAGAGTGAATGATACCAGTGTGCGTGCAGGAATCAGCGGTACTATCAACAAAAAAATGGTGGAACCAGGAATGGTGGTTTCTCCGGGAACGCCTTTATTTGAAATTGTAAACATCAATTCATTGAAGCTTTCAGTTTTAGTGGACGAAAGTCAGATCGGAAAAATTCAGATCGGGCAGGAAGTTCCGATTAAAGTAAATGTTCTTCCTGAAGATTCTTTTGTAGGTCGAATTACATTCATTGCTCCTAAAAGTGATGCCTCTCTAAATTTCCCTGTTGAAATTGAAGTTCAGAACAGAGGAAACCTCAAAGCCGGAATGTATGCTACAGCAACATTTAAAACTAATAACGGCGCAGAAACTCAGAATATGCTTACTGTTCCTGCGGAAGCCTTTGTAAACGGGGTAAGTTCAGGACAATTATTTGTTGTTCAAAATGGTATCGCAAAACTCATCAAAGTAACCATTGGAAAAGTGTACGGTGATAAAGTACAGGTTCTAAGCGGACTGAAAGGTGGAGAACAGGTGGTTACCAGCGGACAGATCAACTTGGATAACGGTTCTAAAGTAAATATCGTAAAGTAG
- a CDS encoding efflux RND transporter permease subunit — translation MKLAEISIKRPSLVIVLFTILTLGGILSYTLMGYELIPKFETNMVTISTVYPGASPAEVETSVTRKIEDAVGSLENVKKVESSSYESLSVIMVQLNDGADVDYALNDAQRKVNAILADLPDDVDAPSLNKFSLDDLPIITMSISSDKLNSKDLYDLLDKKIEPIFSRVNGVAQVDLVGGQEREIQVNLDEKKLQGYGLSIGDVQQAILSSNLDFPTGSLKTRTTKSTIRLSGKYKSVQEMNNLVVSNKNGAQVRLSDIATVFDSQKDVEKVARFNQFPTILMQVKKQSDANAVAVSESVQKTIETVQEAYKVQGIKVKVVNDTTDFTLESANHVIFDLFLAIILVAIVMLLFLHSIRNAFIVMVSIPASLIATFIGMNLMGYTLNLMSLLGLSLVVGILVDDAIVVLENIYRHMEMGKSKIRAAYDGASEIGFTVAAITLVIVVVFLPIAMSSGLVANILAQFCVTVVIATLLSLLASFTIIPWLSSRFGKLEHLTGKNWFEKFILWFEGMIDRFTHWITGILEWCLKTTLRRISTVVVTFIVLIASFMLVAFGFIGGEFFPPIDRGQFLVQMELSKDATVEKTNQLTLNVEKFLRNDKDVVDLITTVGQQSTGFGGAQATTYQSEVQVNLTDKSERSESTNIKAAKIKRALEEKFTGVEFKTAPIGIMGAENAPIEMVVTAPDNATAVKEATRILELLKKVPGAVDAELSTDTGNPEVQVNIDRDKMASLGLNLSSIGQTMQTAFNGNTDGKFRAGEYEYDINIRFGDANRQSIDDVKNLMFTNSQGQQIRLSQFADVKMGSGPSLLERRDKAPSVKVRAKAVGRPVGDVANEWANQFMDGKNKPAGVDYIWSGDMENQQEGFGTLGIALLAAIVLVYLVMVSLYDSFVYPFVVLFSIPLAMIGVMVILALTANSLNIFTMLGMIMLIGLVAKNAILIVDFTNARKEAGASTHDALIQANHARLRPILMTTIAMIFGMLPIALATGAGAEMNKGLAWVVIGGLTSSLFLTLIIVPVVYSLFDSILRRMGKHEKVDYEAEMKAEYEHRELSEDGYTPKHLD, via the coding sequence ATGAAATTAGCAGAAATATCGATTAAGAGACCATCGTTGGTGATCGTATTATTTACGATTCTTACGTTGGGAGGTATCCTGAGCTATACACTCATGGGATACGAATTGATTCCGAAGTTTGAAACCAATATGGTAACCATTTCTACGGTATATCCGGGGGCTTCACCCGCAGAGGTGGAAACCTCGGTTACCCGAAAGATCGAAGATGCCGTTGGTTCTTTGGAAAACGTGAAAAAAGTAGAATCTTCTTCCTATGAAAGCTTATCCGTAATCATGGTACAGCTAAATGACGGAGCAGATGTGGATTATGCTTTAAATGATGCTCAGAGAAAAGTAAATGCGATCCTGGCAGACCTTCCGGATGATGTGGATGCCCCGTCACTTAACAAATTCTCGCTCGATGATTTACCGATTATTACCATGAGTATTTCATCAGATAAATTAAACAGCAAAGATTTATATGATCTTCTGGATAAAAAAATAGAACCTATTTTCTCCCGTGTGAATGGTGTGGCACAAGTAGATCTTGTGGGTGGGCAGGAAAGAGAAATTCAGGTAAATCTTGATGAGAAAAAGTTGCAAGGATACGGCCTTTCAATTGGGGATGTACAACAGGCTATCCTGTCATCAAACCTCGATTTCCCGACAGGTTCTTTGAAAACGCGTACTACGAAATCTACGATTAGACTATCAGGAAAATATAAGTCAGTTCAAGAAATGAACAACCTTGTGGTCTCCAATAAAAATGGAGCACAGGTTCGTTTATCTGATATTGCAACAGTCTTTGATTCTCAGAAAGATGTTGAAAAGGTTGCAAGATTCAATCAGTTTCCCACTATTTTGATGCAAGTGAAAAAACAGTCGGATGCAAATGCGGTTGCTGTATCGGAGAGTGTTCAAAAAACGATAGAAACGGTACAGGAAGCATACAAAGTTCAGGGAATTAAGGTAAAAGTTGTAAATGATACTACAGACTTTACCCTGGAATCTGCCAATCACGTTATCTTCGATTTGTTCCTTGCGATTATCCTTGTTGCTATTGTGATGTTACTATTCCTTCACAGCATCAGAAATGCATTTATCGTAATGGTATCAATCCCTGCCTCCCTGATAGCAACCTTCATTGGAATGAATCTCATGGGATATACGCTCAACTTAATGAGTTTATTAGGGCTCTCGCTCGTGGTAGGTATTCTTGTGGATGATGCGATTGTTGTACTGGAAAATATTTACCGTCACATGGAGATGGGGAAAAGTAAAATTCGTGCAGCATATGACGGAGCTTCGGAGATTGGGTTTACGGTTGCAGCTATTACCTTGGTAATCGTGGTAGTATTCCTGCCGATCGCAATGAGTTCAGGACTGGTGGCAAATATTCTGGCTCAGTTCTGTGTCACGGTAGTAATAGCAACATTGTTGTCATTGCTTGCTTCATTTACCATCATTCCTTGGCTATCCTCAAGATTTGGTAAGCTCGAGCATTTAACAGGAAAGAACTGGTTTGAAAAGTTCATCCTTTGGTTTGAAGGAATGATCGACAGATTTACCCACTGGATCACAGGAATCCTGGAATGGTGCCTAAAAACAACCCTAAGAAGAATTTCCACAGTTGTAGTAACATTCATTGTTTTAATTGCTTCTTTCATGCTGGTAGCATTCGGATTTATCGGAGGTGAATTCTTCCCGCCGATCGACAGAGGACAGTTCCTTGTTCAGATGGAATTATCAAAAGATGCAACAGTTGAAAAAACAAACCAGCTGACATTGAATGTTGAAAAGTTTTTAAGAAATGACAAAGACGTTGTTGATCTTATTACAACGGTAGGGCAGCAGTCAACAGGTTTTGGTGGAGCACAGGCTACAACCTATCAATCTGAGGTTCAGGTAAACTTGACCGACAAGTCTGAACGTTCTGAAAGTACCAACATTAAAGCGGCAAAAATAAAAAGAGCGTTAGAAGAGAAATTTACCGGAGTTGAATTTAAAACCGCTCCAATCGGAATCATGGGTGCGGAAAATGCGCCGATCGAAATGGTGGTAACCGCACCGGATAACGCAACCGCTGTAAAGGAAGCAACAAGAATCCTGGAATTGTTGAAAAAAGTTCCCGGAGCCGTAGATGCTGAATTATCTACCGATACAGGAAACCCAGAAGTACAGGTAAATATCGACAGAGATAAAATGGCTTCTTTAGGATTAAACCTTTCCAGTATAGGGCAAACGATGCAGACTGCTTTTAACGGAAATACAGACGGGAAATTCAGAGCCGGAGAATACGAGTATGATATTAATATTCGTTTCGGAGATGCCAACAGACAGTCTATTGATGATGTTAAAAACTTAATGTTTACCAATTCGCAGGGACAGCAGATCCGTCTTAGTCAGTTTGCTGATGTTAAAATGGGTTCAGGACCGAGTTTGCTTGAACGTAGAGACAAAGCACCTTCTGTAAAAGTAAGAGCAAAAGCTGTAGGTAGACCGGTTGGAGATGTTGCCAACGAATGGGCAAACCAATTCATGGATGGCAAAAACAAACCAGCAGGAGTAGATTACATCTGGAGCGGAGACATGGAAAACCAGCAGGAAGGTTTCGGTACATTGGGTATCGCATTATTGGCAGCAATCGTATTGGTTTATCTGGTAATGGTTTCGCTGTATGACAGTTTTGTCTATCCTTTTGTGGTATTATTCTCAATTCCTCTGGCGATGATCGGGGTAATGGTAATTCTTGCCCTGACAGCCAATTCACTAAATATTTTCACGATGTTGGGGATGATCATGTTGATTGGTCTTGTTGCGAAGAACGCGATCTTGATTGTAGACTTTACCAACGCAAGAAAAGAAGCGGGTGCCAGTACACATGATGCTTTGATTCAGGCCAACCACGCGCGTCTTCGTCCAATTTTGATGACAACGATTGCGATGATTTTCGGGATGTTACCCATTGCATTGGCAACGGGAGCCGGGGCAGAGATGAATAAAGGTTTGGCTTGGGTAGTTATCGGTGGTTTAACATCGTCTCTATTCCTTACCTTGATCATTGTACCTGTGGTTTACTCTTTGTTTGACTCGATTTTGAGAAGAATGGGTAAACATGAAAAAGTGGATTATGAAGCTGAAATGAAAGCTGAGTATGAACACAGAGAACTAAGTGAAGACGGTTATACCCCGAAACATTTAGATTAA
- a CDS encoding KTSC domain-containing protein — translation MKKLGEYRKLLEVDKNVTLKELKTIYRNTMKDTHPDKFINDEAGKLEAEEKSKSVIEAYHFLVSINPETQEKYKEEYTETTTTSNIQDFYLEKSILTIQHLNGNIYEYLGVPRNTYIKMVNADSPSRFARRHIYGSFVYRKAGEVMAD, via the coding sequence ATGAAAAAATTAGGCGAATACAGAAAGCTTCTTGAAGTTGATAAAAATGTGACACTGAAGGAACTGAAAACGATTTACAGGAATACGATGAAAGATACGCATCCTGACAAATTCATCAATGATGAAGCCGGTAAGCTGGAAGCGGAAGAGAAAAGCAAGTCGGTGATTGAGGCCTATCATTTTCTGGTGAGCATCAATCCTGAAACTCAGGAAAAATATAAGGAAGAATACACGGAGACTACAACGACTTCCAATATCCAGGATTTTTATCTTGAAAAATCCATACTGACCATTCAGCATTTAAACGGTAATATTTATGAATACTTAGGTGTTCCGAGAAATACCTACATCAAAATGGTAAATGCGGATTCGCCAAGCCGTTTTGCAAGAAGACACATTTATGGAAGCTTCGTGTACCGTAAGGCAGGCGAAGTGATGGCAGACTAG
- the nudK gene encoding GDP-mannose pyrophosphatase NudK, whose protein sequence is MHNTNVQIEKTEILSDNWYTLKKVTFKIQKKDGSFQQQSREAYDRGNGAAILLYDKSTENVILTRQFRLPSFINGNETGMMIEVCAGLLDNDNPEDCIKRETEEETGYKVSHVEKIFEAYMSPGAVTEILHFFIAEYSKDMKIHDGGGLQDEGEDIEVLEFRFEEALNMIETGAIKDAKTIMLLQYLRLKNIL, encoded by the coding sequence ATGCACAATACAAACGTTCAGATAGAAAAGACGGAAATATTATCAGACAACTGGTACACTTTAAAAAAGGTAACTTTTAAAATTCAGAAAAAAGACGGAAGTTTTCAGCAGCAGAGCCGTGAAGCGTATGACCGGGGAAATGGTGCCGCCATTTTACTGTATGACAAGAGCACGGAAAATGTGATTCTTACCCGGCAATTCAGATTGCCATCTTTTATAAATGGAAATGAAACGGGAATGATGATTGAAGTGTGCGCCGGACTTCTGGACAATGACAACCCGGAAGACTGTATTAAAAGGGAAACCGAAGAAGAAACCGGCTATAAAGTTTCTCATGTTGAGAAGATTTTCGAGGCATATATGTCACCGGGTGCTGTCACGGAAATCCTTCATTTTTTTATTGCTGAATACTCCAAAGATATGAAAATACACGATGGCGGTGGACTTCAAGACGAAGGCGAAGATATTGAAGTGCTGGAATTTCGTTTCGAAGAGGCACTGAATATGATTGAAACCGGAGCAATTAAAGATGCCAAAACCATTATGCTTCTGCAATATCTACGACTTAAGAACATTCTTTAA
- a CDS encoding TIGR01777 family oxidoreductase, translated as MKDIILITGAGGLIARELARRLEKDYTVRFLTRKKKHNNEFEWNIQEKTIDDTAFEGVSHIIHLAGANISEKRWTNERKSELISSRVDSADLIVKTLQKKKIKLKSFISASGINYYGTKTTNTIFTENDGPGNDFLSEVVILWERAADQFKEQNLAERVIKLRTAVVLSEKDGALKKMLPTIKMGIGSPLGSGKQYMPWIHIDDICSIYEFALKKQDMDGAYNAVSPQHTTNENLTKKIAEVIRKPLFMPNVPGFVLKLAFGELADALLEGSRASAGKIQKAGFEFNFPDLKNALENLLYK; from the coding sequence ATGAAAGATATTATTCTCATAACCGGAGCCGGCGGACTTATTGCCCGCGAACTTGCCAGAAGGCTTGAAAAAGATTACACCGTTCGTTTTTTAACAAGAAAGAAAAAGCACAATAATGAATTCGAGTGGAATATTCAGGAAAAAACAATCGATGATACAGCTTTTGAAGGTGTTTCCCACATTATTCATCTGGCCGGAGCCAATATTTCTGAGAAACGATGGACCAATGAACGAAAAAGCGAACTGATTTCCAGCAGGGTTGATTCTGCCGATCTGATTGTAAAAACACTTCAGAAAAAGAAAATAAAGCTGAAATCGTTTATTTCGGCTTCGGGTATCAATTATTACGGGACAAAAACGACCAATACCATTTTCACTGAAAACGATGGTCCCGGAAACGATTTTTTAAGTGAAGTCGTTATACTGTGGGAGCGCGCTGCAGATCAGTTCAAGGAACAGAATCTGGCAGAACGAGTGATTAAACTCCGCACCGCAGTGGTACTTTCTGAAAAAGATGGCGCACTCAAAAAAATGCTGCCGACTATCAAAATGGGAATCGGTTCTCCTCTTGGAAGCGGAAAACAATATATGCCCTGGATTCATATCGATGATATTTGTTCGATTTACGAGTTTGCATTGAAAAAGCAAGACATGGATGGTGCCTATAATGCTGTTTCACCTCAGCACACAACCAATGAAAATTTAACCAAAAAAATTGCTGAGGTCATCAGAAAACCGCTCTTCATGCCGAATGTTCCGGGATTTGTTTTAAAGCTGGCCTTTGGCGAACTTGCCGATGCATTGCTGGAAGGTTCCAGAGCTTCTGCAGGGAAAATTCAAAAGGCGGGCTTTGAGTTTAATTTCCCAGATCTAAAAAATGCTTTAGAGAATTTATTATATAAATAA
- a CDS encoding HPP family protein, which produces MKKAIKRTLRVSKYVIYKETLVDYKEHFWSFLGAFFGIGIIAFIQSHSLSATENIFLIGSFGASSVLIYGAIQSPLAQPRNLVGGHVISALVGVTVYKIVPDIIWLSAPLAVAFSIVLMQYTKTLHPPGGATALIAVSSTGKIPELGYWYVVSPVLSGCLILLLTAFFFNNITSNRSYPAHSRFMRLLKKKHAHPHKLKK; this is translated from the coding sequence ATGAAAAAAGCGATAAAAAGAACACTGAGAGTGTCAAAATATGTAATCTATAAAGAAACACTGGTTGACTACAAAGAACATTTCTGGTCTTTCTTGGGTGCATTTTTCGGAATCGGAATTATTGCTTTCATACAGTCACATTCTTTATCGGCAACAGAAAATATTTTTCTGATCGGTTCTTTTGGTGCATCCAGTGTACTGATCTACGGCGCAATTCAAAGTCCGTTGGCACAACCGAGAAACCTTGTAGGAGGCCATGTCATATCCGCTTTAGTAGGTGTTACTGTCTATAAAATTGTTCCTGATATTATTTGGCTATCGGCTCCTCTTGCCGTTGCTTTCTCGATTGTTCTGATGCAGTATACCAAAACCCTTCATCCGCCCGGCGGTGCTACGGCACTGATTGCTGTAAGCTCAACAGGGAAAATTCCTGAGCTGGGATACTGGTATGTAGTGTCTCCGGTTCTTTCCGGCTGTCTAATTTTATTACTTACAGCATTTTTTTTCAACAATATCACCTCCAACAGAAGTTATCCTGCTCACAGCAGATTTATGAGGCTGCTAAAGAAAAAACATGCTCATCCACACAAACTGAAAAAATAA
- a CDS encoding single-stranded DNA-binding protein, whose translation MSLRNKVTLIGYTGKEVEMVNFENGNSKAVVSLATSDYYTNAKGEKVEETQWHNLVAFGKTAEIFQKYVTKGKEIAVEGKLTYRSYDDKDGNKRYITEIRVDEILLLGGK comes from the coding sequence ATGTCACTAAGAAACAAAGTAACACTTATTGGTTACACAGGAAAAGAAGTAGAAATGGTAAACTTCGAAAACGGAAACAGCAAAGCGGTTGTATCGCTTGCAACCAGCGATTATTACACCAACGCAAAAGGCGAAAAAGTTGAAGAAACACAATGGCACAATCTGGTTGCTTTCGGTAAAACTGCAGAGATTTTTCAGAAATATGTTACAAAAGGAAAAGAAATTGCCGTAGAAGGAAAGCTTACCTACAGGTCATACGATGACAAAGATGGAAATAAACGCTATATCACAGAAATCAGAGTTGATGAGATTCTGCTTCTGGGTGGTAAATAA
- a CDS encoding HRDC domain-containing protein — translation MKVKVFKVRLDQEFLHDDQKMLDEFLGKHEIVKVETAFVNDENYWSVMLYFEVVKMTAAVKEPKHVKYAAENEELNPDEEKILYALKEWRSDKAKEQNLPGYFIATNKELTSVAKYKPARKEELLDIKGFGKHKIENYGEEILEILESI, via the coding sequence ATGAAAGTAAAAGTTTTTAAAGTTAGACTGGATCAGGAATTTTTACATGACGATCAAAAAATGCTTGATGAATTTCTGGGAAAACATGAAATCGTAAAAGTGGAAACCGCTTTTGTAAATGACGAAAATTATTGGTCAGTCATGTTATATTTTGAAGTAGTAAAGATGACTGCTGCCGTTAAAGAACCAAAGCATGTAAAGTATGCAGCCGAAAATGAAGAATTGAATCCTGATGAAGAAAAAATACTTTATGCGCTAAAGGAATGGAGATCGGATAAAGCAAAGGAACAGAACCTTCCTGGCTATTTTATTGCTACCAATAAAGAACTCACGTCTGTTGCTAAATATAAGCCTGCCCGAAAAGAAGAGCTGCTGGATATTAAAGGTTTCGGAAAGCATAAAATAGAAAATTACGGCGAAGAAATTCTTGAAATTTTAGAAAGCATCTGA
- the hisS gene encoding histidine--tRNA ligase gives MKPGLAKGTRDFTALEVARRRYIINILQKNFELFGFQPLETPSFENLSTLTGKYGEEGDRLIFKILNSGDYTSKVNQQDWDDKNHQKLISQISDKALRYDLTVPFARFVAMNHNQLTFPFKRYQIQPVWRADRPQKGRFREFYQCDADVVGSESLLQEVDLVQLYLKSFAELGVSVTIHINNRKILSGLAEFAGITDKLIDFTVALDKLDKIGKEGVVKELLERGITQESIDKLDFLFEQSEDSLENLLQLKEKFAGTETGLKGVEELEFVITQSLNLGVDIQNLVFDITLARGLDYYTGAIFEVKSDEVQMGSIGGGGRYDNLTEVFGVKNIPGIGISFGLDRIYLVMEELGLFPEEATSKVEYLFANFGGDETLEALKLIKQLREKGISAELYPESAKIGKQFTYAEKKGIKNLVFLGEEEIKNGNITYKDLEAGEQKTVSLEEFLQS, from the coding sequence ATGAAACCAGGTTTAGCAAAAGGGACGAGAGATTTTACAGCATTGGAAGTTGCAAGAAGAAGATATATCATCAATATTTTACAAAAGAACTTTGAATTATTCGGGTTCCAGCCATTGGAAACGCCAAGCTTTGAAAATCTTTCGACATTAACAGGGAAATATGGAGAAGAAGGAGACCGCTTGATTTTTAAAATTTTAAATTCAGGAGATTATACTTCAAAAGTAAATCAACAGGATTGGGATGATAAAAATCATCAGAAATTAATTTCACAGATTTCCGATAAAGCCCTACGTTACGACCTTACCGTGCCTTTTGCAAGATTTGTGGCGATGAATCACAATCAGCTTACATTTCCATTTAAGCGTTACCAGATTCAGCCGGTCTGGAGAGCAGACCGTCCTCAAAAGGGAAGATTCAGAGAGTTCTACCAGTGTGATGCAGATGTGGTGGGAAGCGAAAGTCTTCTTCAGGAAGTGGATCTTGTTCAGTTATATCTAAAGTCATTTGCAGAATTAGGTGTTTCTGTAACCATTCACATCAACAACAGGAAAATACTTTCCGGTTTAGCAGAATTTGCAGGAATTACAGATAAACTAATCGACTTTACGGTGGCCCTTGACAAATTAGACAAAATCGGGAAAGAAGGTGTTGTAAAAGAACTTCTTGAAAGAGGAATTACTCAGGAATCCATCGATAAACTGGATTTTCTTTTTGAACAATCAGAAGATTCACTTGAAAATCTTCTACAGTTGAAAGAAAAATTTGCAGGCACTGAAACCGGATTGAAAGGAGTAGAAGAATTGGAATTTGTGATCACTCAATCGTTGAATTTAGGCGTTGATATTCAGAATCTGGTGTTTGATATTACACTTGCCAGAGGGTTGGATTATTATACCGGAGCGATCTTTGAAGTAAAATCAGATGAAGTTCAGATGGGATCTATCGGCGGCGGCGGAAGATATGACAACCTTACCGAAGTTTTCGGGGTTAAAAATATTCCGGGAATCGGAATTTCCTTCGGGTTAGACAGAATCTATCTTGTGATGGAAGAATTAGGTTTATTCCCTGAAGAAGCTACTTCAAAAGTAGAATATCTTTTTGCTAATTTTGGCGGTGATGAAACGCTGGAAGCTTTAAAATTAATCAAGCAATTAAGAGAAAAAGGAATCTCTGCCGAACTGTATCCTGAATCTGCAAAGATTGGAAAACAGTTTACCTACGCCGAAAAGAAAGGAATTAAAAATCTGGTTTTCCTGGGTGAAGAAGAAATCAAAAACGGAAATATTACCTATAAAGATCTTGAAGCCGGAGAACAGAAAACGGTTTCTTTAGAAGAGTTTCTACAATCTTAG